From the Cryptosporangium aurantiacum genome, the window AAGCCGCACAGGAGGATGAGGTTGTTCATGTCGGTTGGTCCGCCGTGGGTCCAGGGGATGATGTGGTGGGCTTGGGTCCAGTGGGGTGGGCGGGTGCAGTAGTGGAATCGGCAGCCCTGGTCCCTTACGACGAGGCCGCGGCGCATGGTGGGTGGGACGAGGCGGGTGCGGCGTCCGACGGCGATGGGGACGTCGTCGGGTCCGAGGATGATGCGGTTGATCGCGGCGTCGCAGGCGATGCGGTCGATGGCTTCGAGGGGGAGGGTGTCGCCGAAGTCGGTGCGGCCGCCGTCGCCGGGTCCGGGGACCCACCGGCTACCGGGAACCCAGACCCGGGGACCACGACCGGAGCCACTTCCCGAGCCGCCCGAGCCACCGCCGGAGCCGCCGAGGCCATCGCTTCCCGGGCCGCCGCCGGAGCCACGGCTGGCGCTGTTACCCCGGTCGCCGCCGGAGCCACTGCTGGAGCGGCCGAGGTCACCGTTACCCGAGCCGCCGCCGGAGCCGCCGGGGCGCGTGTCGAAGCCGCCGGGGCCGCTGGCGGGGTAGTGGCGAGTGGGGGCCGCGGGTTCGGGTTGGTGCTGGGGGTCGGTGAGCCAGTCGGTGACCACGTCCCAATCACAGTCGGCGACCACGTCCCAGTCCCAGTCGGTGACCCACTCCTGCTCCCCGTCGGTGTCGAGGGGCCATTCGTCGTCCGGCCGGACTAGATAGTCGGGCAGTGGAGTGTCAGGCGTGGGGGGCGGGGTGTCGGCCAGGACGGTGCGGCCGGTCGGGGTGCGGCGGAGGTCACTGGCGTGCACCAGCACGGTGAGGTGGGGTTGTTCGCCGGCGGTGGTGGGAAGCTCGCCGGTGTCCAGGATGTGCCGGATGAGGTCCCGGAGGGCGTCGTGGCGGCGTTCGGCCGCTGAGCGCATGTCTTCGGGATCGGGTTTGGGCAGGGTCGCGAAGTAGGTCTGCAGCATCGCTCCGCATTCGGGCGAGAGGGAGCCTTTGAGGTCCCAGATGTCGTCGTAGGTCTGACCCAGATACACCGCGCGTTCGGGTTCCGGCGGATGCTCCTTCGCCGGGAGCAGGTGCTCGAGGATGCGTTTGGCGATCTGCCGCAGCTCTGAGCAGCTGAGCTGGTGGGCGTTCTCGAACAGCATCTCCTCAGCGACGGGCACCAGGTCCGGATCGACCGCGTCGACTTTCCGGGCGAGCCAAGCGGCGACCTTCACATGTCCGAAGGACACCGTGCCGGCGGACAGGGCGGCGGCGAAACGCGGCAGCACCGGTAACCGGCGCGCGGTGTCCACCAGAGCGCTGGCCTCACCCGAGGTCATTCTCAAGGAGCCTTGGAGCCAGGCCTTCGTCGACGGGGCACCGTTGTAGGCGACCGCGCCCCGGCGGTGCACCGCACCCACGGCTTCGGCGAGCCCGGCCTGGGCCACCCGCACGATTTCTTCCCAGTCCTCCACCCGGCCGAGCTGCGCGGAATCGGGGAGCCCGCCGAGGTCTTCC encodes:
- a CDS encoding HNH endonuclease, coding for MSSMVGCVAVLRELAGEDLGGLPDSAQLGRVEDWEEIVRVAQAGLAEAVGAVHRRGAVAYNGAPSTKAWLQGSLRMTSGEASALVDTARRLPVLPRFAAALSAGTVSFGHVKVAAWLARKVDAVDPDLVPVAEEMLFENAHQLSCSELRQIAKRILEHLLPAKEHPPEPERAVYLGQTYDDIWDLKGSLSPECGAMLQTYFATLPKPDPEDMRSAAERRHDALRDLIRHILDTGELPTTAGEQPHLTVLVHASDLRRTPTGRTVLADTPPPTPDTPLPDYLVRPDDEWPLDTDGEQEWVTDWDWDVVADCDWDVVTDWLTDPQHQPEPAAPTRHYPASGPGGFDTRPGGSGGGSGNGDLGRSSSGSGGDRGNSASRGSGGGPGSDGLGGSGGGSGGSGSGSGRGPRVWVPGSRWVPGPGDGGRTDFGDTLPLEAIDRIACDAAINRIILGPDDVPIAVGRRTRLVPPTMRRGLVVRDQGCRFHYCTRPPHWTQAHHIIPWTHGGPTDMNNLILLCG